The Winogradskyella schleiferi genome has a window encoding:
- a CDS encoding App1 family protein, with amino-acid sequence MPKLDLKLYRGYVNDQELVVTGHVFKSWAPDKYRLDSEGIKHAVAVLHMFRIKPYPNIEVTLRFKNLEVTTKTLKDGYFKFSLPYKDHLESGWHRYEVQCKIGEFGIINCGEILKPYIGKLGIISDIDDTFLISHSNSFFKKLYVMLLRNVNRRKIFSDVVQHYEALSKAGQTNDLAFNSFFYVSSSEYNLYEFIVAFARLHKLPKAVIKLKKIKAGISDFLLTGRGGHDHKFEKIKEIISFYPNLNYVLLGDDSQQDAYIYERVCKLFPKNIKAVYMRQTASTKSEKISKVLLNISSLNVETCYFEYSREAIEHSASIEII; translated from the coding sequence GTGCCAAAATTAGATTTAAAATTGTACCGAGGCTATGTTAATGACCAAGAACTTGTGGTTACAGGTCACGTATTCAAATCGTGGGCGCCAGATAAATATCGGTTGGACAGTGAGGGAATTAAGCATGCCGTTGCTGTACTGCACATGTTCAGAATTAAGCCTTATCCCAATATTGAAGTTACGCTACGTTTTAAGAACTTAGAAGTTACCACCAAAACGCTTAAGGATGGTTATTTTAAATTTAGCTTGCCCTATAAAGACCATCTTGAAAGCGGTTGGCATCGTTATGAAGTGCAATGCAAAATAGGTGAATTTGGTATTATTAATTGTGGTGAAATATTGAAACCATACATAGGTAAATTGGGTATCATTTCTGATATTGATGATACATTTTTAATTTCCCATAGTAATAGTTTTTTTAAAAAACTCTATGTTATGTTGCTTCGAAATGTAAATCGAAGGAAAATATTTTCGGATGTAGTACAACATTATGAGGCATTGAGTAAAGCGGGACAAACTAATGATTTGGCATTCAACTCATTTTTTTACGTTTCTAGTAGCGAATATAATTTGTACGAATTTATTGTGGCTTTTGCTCGACTTCATAAATTACCAAAGGCGGTTATAAAATTGAAAAAAATTAAAGCAGGTATTTCTGATTTTTTGTTGACAGGTAGAGGTGGGCACGATCATAAATTTGAAAAGATTAAAGAAATAATTTCGTTTTACCCTAATCTAAATTACGTATTATTAGGAGATGACTCACAGCAAGATGCCTATATTTATGAGCGTGTGTGCAAACTTTTTCCTAAAAATATTAAAGCTGTTTACATGCGGCAGACAGCTTCTACGAAGTCTGAAAAAATAAGTAAGGTGCTTTTAAATATATCGAGTCTCAATGTTGAAACCTGTTATTTTGAATATAGTCGTGAGGCTATTGAACATTCAGCATCTATAGAAATAATATAG
- a CDS encoding WD40/YVTN/BNR-like repeat-containing protein produces MKNLLFLVILFCVTLLSAQEFSMNLVKNMAPRNIGPGGMSGRVTAIDVVTTNPDVMYVGTASGGLWKSNSGGITWEPIFDKEVTASIGAVEIQQSNPSVIWVGTGEGNPRNSLNGGYGVYKSLDGGKNWMAMGLEKTRHIHRIIVDPTNPDVVYVGAIGSPWGEHPERGVFKTTDGGDTWNKILYENNKTGVADLVMDPTNPNKLIATLWEHKRDPWFFNSGGEGSGLHITHDGGKTWKKITEDDGFPKGDLGRIGVAIAANKPNIIYALVEAKKNALYKSEDGGFKWKKVNDKDDIGNRPFYYSEIYVDPQNENRVYSVFTYVNVSQDGGKNFKQLMPAYGVSNGIHPDHHAWWIHPENGDFMIDGNDGGMNITKDGGKTWRFIGNLPVAQFYHINVDNEFPYNVYGGMQDNGSWRGPAYVWRAQGIRNSYWQEISFGDGFDVIPDKDDARYGWSMSQQGYVSRYDWQTGNNYLVRPTHPNPEVKLRFNWNSAINIEPFDNSTIYFGSQFVHKSTDKGETWEVISPDLTTNNPEKQKQSDSGGLTLDVTGAENHTTILVIEPSPLEKDMLWVGTDDGRVHYTKDGGQNWTDVSEIKGLPKNSWIAQIKASNKNKGEALLIANDYRRFNYTPYAFRTKNYGKTWERIVDENDVESYTLSIVEDIEEPNLIFLGTDDGLYISIDAGNKWTKWTEGFPTTSVKDLVIQPREHDLVIGTFGRAAWILDDIRPLRELAKNKSVMSSNIKLFNPPTAYQASYQQPTGSRFGADAMYHGENRDGGARFSYFFTKKDMPKDEKNDDDDDDDDDDDDDVIQSDSEEALEDKEEGKVSWDSLTLKLYDGTRLIRTLKTKAPKENGVHKWIWNMDEAGVDRPSRKIRKAKIEFGGVRVKPGIYKAILHYGDQTSETTVKVASDPRLDISQKNIDEVYAASKELEQLQQTAFNAVKQLIESKTIAETYQKDLAKLDKEAYKAQIKNSRDIVKSIDSLIDNYLGKVDKRQGITRSPEVTPLQRLYKARGYVNGSQTGLTATETTLIKQAKDALNALFSETNSFYNKDWKAYQEEMKQVQIDPFKDIKTFTID; encoded by the coding sequence ATGAAGAATTTGTTATTTCTCGTTATACTATTCTGTGTAACGTTACTTTCTGCACAAGAATTTTCAATGAATTTAGTAAAAAACATGGCTCCAAGAAATATTGGTCCTGGTGGCATGTCGGGTCGTGTTACTGCCATTGATGTGGTGACGACAAATCCGGATGTAATGTATGTTGGTACGGCTTCTGGTGGTTTATGGAAATCTAATTCTGGAGGTATTACTTGGGAACCGATTTTTGACAAGGAAGTTACCGCTTCCATTGGAGCGGTTGAAATTCAGCAATCAAACCCAAGCGTCATTTGGGTTGGAACAGGCGAAGGTAATCCTCGAAATTCTTTGAATGGTGGTTATGGTGTTTATAAATCTTTGGATGGTGGGAAAAACTGGATGGCCATGGGACTCGAGAAAACCAGACACATTCATCGTATCATCGTAGATCCTACAAATCCAGATGTGGTATATGTTGGTGCCATTGGTTCGCCTTGGGGAGAACATCCTGAGCGCGGTGTTTTTAAAACTACTGATGGTGGAGACACTTGGAACAAAATTTTATACGAAAATAATAAAACAGGTGTTGCAGACTTAGTCATGGATCCTACCAACCCGAACAAATTAATTGCCACACTTTGGGAACATAAACGTGATCCTTGGTTTTTTAATTCTGGAGGTGAAGGTTCTGGTTTACATATTACCCATGATGGTGGAAAAACTTGGAAAAAAATAACTGAAGACGATGGGTTTCCAAAAGGTGATTTAGGACGAATAGGCGTCGCTATTGCAGCAAACAAACCAAATATCATTTATGCTTTGGTTGAAGCCAAAAAGAATGCACTTTACAAAAGTGAAGATGGTGGTTTTAAGTGGAAAAAAGTCAATGATAAAGATGATATTGGAAATAGACCATTCTACTATTCCGAAATTTATGTCGATCCCCAAAATGAAAACAGAGTTTATTCTGTTTTTACTTATGTGAATGTGTCTCAAGATGGTGGAAAGAATTTTAAACAATTAATGCCAGCATATGGTGTAAGTAACGGTATTCATCCTGATCATCATGCGTGGTGGATTCATCCTGAGAATGGTGATTTTATGATTGATGGTAATGATGGCGGAATGAATATTACCAAAGATGGTGGAAAAACATGGCGCTTTATTGGCAATCTTCCCGTGGCTCAGTTCTATCATATCAATGTCGATAATGAGTTTCCATATAATGTATATGGTGGGATGCAAGATAATGGCTCTTGGCGAGGACCAGCTTATGTTTGGCGAGCACAAGGCATTAGAAATAGTTATTGGCAGGAAATAAGTTTTGGCGATGGTTTTGATGTGATTCCAGATAAAGACGATGCTCGCTATGGCTGGTCCATGAGTCAGCAAGGCTATGTAAGCCGTTACGATTGGCAAACGGGAAATAATTATTTGGTACGGCCAACACATCCAAATCCCGAGGTAAAATTAAGATTCAATTGGAACTCTGCCATTAACATCGAGCCATTTGATAATAGCACCATTTACTTCGGAAGTCAGTTTGTGCATAAATCAACAGATAAAGGTGAAACCTGGGAAGTCATCTCACCAGATTTAACGACCAACAATCCCGAAAAACAAAAACAATCCGACAGTGGAGGATTGACCTTGGATGTAACTGGTGCGGAAAATCATACTACTATTTTGGTCATTGAACCTTCTCCTTTGGAAAAAGATATGTTATGGGTTGGTACTGATGATGGTCGTGTGCATTACACCAAAGATGGTGGACAAAATTGGACAGACGTTTCCGAAATAAAAGGTTTACCAAAAAATAGTTGGATTGCACAAATAAAAGCTTCCAACAAAAATAAAGGAGAAGCGCTTTTAATCGCTAATGATTACAGACGATTCAATTATACACCTTACGCCTTCAGAACAAAAAACTATGGAAAAACTTGGGAACGCATCGTTGATGAGAATGATGTAGAGAGTTATACATTGTCTATTGTTGAAGATATTGAAGAACCTAATCTCATCTTTTTAGGTACTGATGACGGCCTATATATTTCTATTGACGCGGGAAACAAATGGACGAAATGGACCGAAGGCTTTCCAACCACTTCCGTCAAGGATTTAGTGATACAACCAAGGGAACACGATTTAGTCATAGGTACTTTTGGACGTGCGGCATGGATTTTAGATGATATTAGACCTTTGCGGGAACTAGCTAAGAATAAATCGGTGATGTCTTCGAACATCAAATTATTTAATCCACCTACAGCGTATCAAGCATCTTACCAACAACCAACAGGAAGTCGCTTTGGAGCTGATGCCATGTATCATGGCGAAAATCGTGATGGAGGAGCTCGGTTTAGTTATTTTTTCACTAAAAAAGATATGCCAAAAGATGAGAAAAATGATGATGATGATGATGATGATGATGATGATGATGATGATGTCATTCAGAGCGATAGCGAAGAAGCTCTAGAGGATAAAGAAGAAGGAAAAGTCTCCTGGGATTCTTTGACTTTAAAATTATATGATGGCACTCGTTTAATCAGAACTTTAAAGACAAAGGCACCAAAAGAAAACGGTGTGCATAAATGGATCTGGAATATGGATGAAGCTGGAGTTGATAGACCGTCACGAAAAATAAGAAAAGCGAAAATAGAATTTGGAGGTGTCAGAGTAAAACCTGGAATATACAAAGCAATTTTACATTATGGCGACCAAACTTCTGAAACAACTGTAAAAGTTGCATCTGATCCAAGATTAGATATTTCCCAAAAGAACATCGATGAGGTTTATGCGGCTTCAAAAGAATTGGAACAATTACAGCAAACTGCTTTCAATGCCGTAAAACAATTAATAGAAAGTAAAACGATTGCCGAGACATATCAAAAAGATTTAGCCAAACTCGATAAAGAAGCTTATAAAGCACAAATTAAAAACTCAAGAGACATCGTAAAATCAATTGATAGCCTAATCGACAATTATTTGGGTAAAGTCGATAAACGCCAAGGCATTACAAGAAGTCCAGAAGTGACGCCTCTACAACGTTTGTATAAGGCGAGAGGTTATGTCAATGGCAGCCAGACAGGATTAACCGCCACAGAAACCACTTTAATTAAACAGGCTAAAGATGCTTTGAATGCATTATTCTCAGAAACTAACAGCTTCTATAATAAAGACTGGAAAGCATATCAAGAAGAAATGAAACAGGTTCAAATAGATCCCTTTAAAGACATCAAAACTTTTACAATTGACTAG
- a CDS encoding Crp/Fnr family transcriptional regulator: MRSLTKEELKNVSACKTTRFYKKGDVIFDEGETLHGVYCVRDGVCKLTKLSANGKDQTVKLLGKGELIGQRSIISDERTNLSAVAINDIELCYVPKDQIISNIHKNKEFSFEVLKHLASDLKSAEDDLITMAQKSVKQRLAEALVYVQDTFGADAKGYLSLVLSREDYASMVGTATESAIRILSQFKKEDLISTSGKRIKIEDYEGLRRIE, translated from the coding sequence ATGCGGTCTTTGACTAAAGAAGAGTTGAAAAACGTTTCGGCCTGCAAAACGACTCGATTTTACAAAAAAGGAGATGTGATTTTTGATGAGGGTGAAACGCTTCACGGCGTTTACTGTGTAAGAGACGGTGTTTGTAAACTCACAAAATTAAGTGCGAACGGAAAGGACCAAACCGTAAAACTTTTAGGGAAAGGAGAACTTATTGGCCAACGTTCTATTATAAGTGACGAACGTACTAATCTTAGTGCTGTTGCTATTAATGATATTGAGCTATGTTATGTGCCAAAGGACCAAATCATATCTAATATTCATAAAAATAAAGAATTTTCGTTTGAAGTTTTAAAACACTTAGCTTCCGATTTAAAATCTGCTGAAGACGATTTAATTACCATGGCACAAAAGTCGGTAAAACAACGTTTGGCTGAAGCCTTAGTTTATGTGCAAGATACATTTGGTGCCGATGCTAAAGGTTATTTAAGCTTGGTGCTTTCAAGAGAAGATTATGCAAGTATGGTAGGTACGGCTACAGAATCTGCTATTAGAATTTTATCACAATTCAAAAAAGAAGACTTGATTTCAACTTCAGGAAAACGGATTAAAATTGAAGATTATGAAGGTCTAAGGCGAATTGAATAA
- a CDS encoding heavy metal translocating P-type ATPase — translation MGNNTCFHCGDDCGNHPITFQDKSFCCNGCKTVFEIFNENDLTCYYDLQNSPGAIPKEIEGKYDFLSQENIIEKLTEFRSDTIEITTLYIPHIHCSSCIWILENLNKLNPNISDSQVNFGKKTVRVTYDSTKTNLKAVVLLLSSIGYEPYISLDDFNSGEKHINRTLIYKLGVAAFGFGNIMFLSFPEYFEVNEYWLEQYKPLFRWLMFALSLPIVFYAAQDYFISAYKGLKAMILNIDVPIALGVSVLFIRSTIEIMFDLGSGFFDSLAGLIFFLLVGKFFQQKTYQFLSFERDYKSYFPIAITKINKEGNEETIQVYDIEKGDRILIRNEELIPVDGILINGKAKIDYSFVTGESQTVSKASGDKLFAGGKQTNGVIEMEALKSVEQSYLTQLWSNDVFSKNKEDGFTTITNTISKHFTIAILTISLIATSFWLFVDASKAMNVFTAVLIIACPCAIALSAPFTFGNLLRIFGKLKFYVKNASVIEQLAQINTVIFDKTGTITSNKQSHAEYDGAILSDSESLVLKNSLRGSNHPLSRTLYNILQENNIITLDAFEEHIGKGIEAKHDAINMKIGSANFVGSTLESSVLNTTVHISSNNIYKGKYTFYNSYRKGVSKLFNQLKKHFDLVILSGDNEGERENLTKLLPAKTKLIFNQKPEDKLEFIKYHQSEGAKVLMIGDGLNDAGALAQSNVGIAISEDVNVFSPACDGILDASKFKQLYQFIKASKSAIKIIKWSFVLSFFYNIIGLYFAVTGQLEPVVAAILMPLSSISIVVFTTIATNLLGRKLK, via the coding sequence ATGGGAAACAACACTTGTTTTCACTGTGGTGATGATTGTGGAAATCATCCAATTACATTTCAAGACAAATCATTTTGTTGTAATGGCTGTAAGACCGTTTTCGAAATATTTAACGAGAACGACTTAACCTGTTATTATGATTTGCAAAATTCACCTGGTGCAATACCCAAGGAAATTGAAGGTAAATACGACTTTTTATCGCAGGAAAATATCATTGAAAAGTTAACGGAATTTAGAAGCGATACTATAGAAATTACGACGCTTTACATTCCTCATATTCATTGCAGTTCTTGTATTTGGATTCTTGAAAACCTCAACAAACTCAATCCAAATATTTCAGATTCGCAAGTTAATTTTGGTAAGAAAACTGTTCGAGTCACCTACGATTCTACAAAAACCAATTTAAAAGCCGTCGTATTATTACTAAGTTCCATTGGTTACGAACCGTATATAAGCTTGGATGATTTTAACTCTGGAGAAAAGCATATCAACAGAACCTTAATTTACAAACTTGGTGTTGCTGCTTTTGGATTTGGTAATATTATGTTTTTGTCTTTTCCCGAGTATTTTGAGGTTAATGAATATTGGCTGGAACAATACAAACCATTATTTCGCTGGTTAATGTTTGCCCTGTCCTTGCCTATTGTTTTTTATGCTGCACAAGATTATTTTATTTCTGCTTACAAAGGTTTAAAAGCAATGATTTTAAATATTGACGTTCCCATTGCTTTAGGCGTTTCTGTCTTGTTTATAAGAAGTACGATTGAAATTATGTTCGATTTAGGTTCGGGATTTTTCGATAGTCTCGCCGGATTGATTTTCTTTCTTTTGGTTGGTAAATTCTTTCAGCAAAAAACATATCAGTTCTTATCCTTTGAGCGCGATTATAAGTCTTATTTCCCTATTGCCATCACCAAAATAAATAAGGAAGGTAATGAAGAAACGATTCAGGTTTATGATATTGAAAAAGGAGACCGGATTTTAATCAGAAATGAAGAGTTAATTCCTGTTGATGGTATTTTAATTAACGGAAAAGCAAAAATAGACTACAGTTTTGTTACTGGAGAATCGCAAACCGTTTCAAAAGCATCAGGCGATAAATTATTTGCTGGTGGAAAACAGACCAATGGCGTTATTGAGATGGAAGCCTTAAAGTCTGTTGAACAGAGCTACCTTACCCAATTGTGGAGCAACGATGTTTTCAGTAAAAACAAAGAAGATGGTTTTACGACGATTACCAATACCATTAGTAAACATTTCACTATTGCTATTTTAACTATTTCTCTAATTGCTACTTCATTCTGGCTATTTGTAGATGCTAGCAAGGCTATGAATGTATTTACAGCTGTACTAATTATTGCTTGCCCTTGCGCCATTGCTTTATCAGCTCCGTTTACATTTGGGAATTTATTGCGCATTTTCGGAAAGTTAAAATTCTATGTAAAAAATGCTAGCGTTATAGAACAACTGGCACAAATAAACACCGTTATTTTTGATAAAACAGGAACGATTACTTCCAATAAACAGAGTCATGCGGAATACGATGGCGCTATATTGTCGGATTCTGAAAGTTTGGTTTTAAAAAACTCCCTTCGTGGTTCTAATCATCCTTTAAGTAGAACATTATATAACATTTTACAGGAAAACAATATTATTACACTAGATGCTTTCGAAGAACACATAGGTAAAGGTATTGAAGCTAAACACGACGCTATAAATATGAAGATTGGTTCTGCCAATTTTGTTGGGAGTACACTAGAAAGTTCAGTTTTAAACACTACAGTTCATATAAGTAGCAATAACATCTACAAAGGAAAATATACCTTTTACAATAGTTATAGAAAGGGGGTTTCAAAATTATTCAATCAATTGAAAAAACATTTTGATTTGGTGATTCTTTCTGGAGATAACGAAGGTGAACGTGAAAATTTAACAAAACTACTTCCAGCCAAAACGAAACTGATTTTCAACCAAAAACCAGAAGATAAATTAGAATTCATAAAATATCACCAATCTGAAGGCGCAAAAGTATTGATGATTGGAGACGGCTTAAACGATGCCGGAGCTTTAGCTCAAAGTAATGTTGGAATTGCCATTTCTGAAGATGTAAATGTCTTCTCGCCTGCTTGTGACGGTATTTTGGATGCCTCAAAATTCAAACAGCTTTATCAATTTATTAAAGCCTCAAAATCGGCTATAAAAATCATTAAATGGAGCTTTGTGCTGTCATTTTTTTATAATATTATTGGATTATATTTTGCTGTAACAGGTCAGTTAGAACCTGTAGTCGCGGCAATTTTAATGCCATTAAGTTCTATTAGTATTGTAGTGTTTACGACGATTGCAACTAACCTTTTGGGACGGAAACTAAAATAA
- a CDS encoding S9 family peptidase produces the protein MKKSLVLLCVSTILFSCKEDKDTTVAQRDIENYTIEQFMDNEAISGGSFSHDNSTLLISSNRSGIYNVYTIPTKGGEMTPITASDSTSYFANAYFPDDNRMLISADGNGDEISHLYVRELDGTITDITPIEGAKADFYGWSKDDKYLYYGSNKRNPKFFDVYKMSIDGYTSEMLYQNNDGMNFSGISEDENYFALSKTVNTNDSDLFIYNATTKETTKINETLSSNSAQDFSKDNNTFYYTTDEGSEFSYLMSYNLDTKEKKKVVEKSWDVVGSGFTSDGNYMVVYVNEDGKNAIEVLDTKTMKPIELPNFEGKSITSVRFSDDEKWMRMYVGGSNSPSDLYSYNLETKEQHKLTNVLNDAINPEDLVTAKVIRYKSFDGTEIPAIYYLPHQASAENKVPAMVWVHGGPGGQTRQNFSSLMQYMVNHGYAVLAVNNRGSSGYGKTFFQMDNKNHGEKDLQDCVEGKNWLASQPQIDGDKIGIIGGSYGGYMTMAALTYAPEEFDVGVNLFGVTNWMRTLKSIPPYWESFREALYDELGDPFSADSVRLKRISPLFHTDKVTKPLIVLQGAKDPRVLQVESDEIVAGVRQNGVPVEYVLFDDEGHGFIKKENQIEAYSRILKFLDTHLKNENAPIDGETSSEMIESETK, from the coding sequence ATGAAAAAATCACTTGTATTACTTTGCGTAAGTACCATTCTGTTTTCTTGTAAAGAGGACAAGGACACTACAGTCGCTCAGCGCGATATTGAGAATTACACTATTGAACAGTTTATGGACAATGAAGCGATAAGTGGAGGAAGTTTCTCCCATGACAATAGTACGCTATTGATTTCTAGCAACCGCTCAGGGATTTATAATGTATATACCATTCCAACCAAAGGTGGTGAAATGACTCCGATTACTGCTTCTGACAGTACCTCTTACTTTGCAAATGCCTATTTTCCAGATGATAACAGAATGTTAATTAGTGCAGATGGAAATGGAGATGAAATCAGTCACTTATACGTTAGGGAATTAGATGGCACCATCACAGATATTACACCTATTGAGGGTGCAAAAGCCGACTTCTATGGCTGGTCTAAAGATGATAAGTATTTGTACTATGGCTCTAATAAACGCAATCCTAAATTTTTCGATGTATATAAAATGTCCATTGACGGTTACACTTCTGAGATGCTTTACCAAAATAATGATGGTATGAATTTTAGCGGTATATCAGAAGATGAAAACTATTTTGCACTTTCTAAAACCGTAAATACAAATGATAGTGACTTGTTTATTTACAACGCTACAACAAAAGAAACCACAAAAATCAATGAGACGCTGAGCAGTAATTCTGCTCAGGACTTTTCTAAGGACAACAATACCTTTTATTATACCACTGATGAAGGTTCTGAATTTTCTTATTTAATGTCCTATAATTTAGACACGAAAGAAAAGAAAAAAGTAGTTGAAAAGTCTTGGGATGTGGTAGGTAGTGGTTTTACTTCTGATGGAAACTATATGGTAGTTTATGTAAACGAAGATGGTAAAAATGCCATTGAAGTTTTAGATACCAAAACAATGAAACCAATAGAATTACCGAATTTTGAAGGTAAAAGTATTACCAGTGTGCGTTTTAGTGATGATGAAAAGTGGATGCGTATGTATGTGGGAGGATCTAATTCGCCGTCAGACTTATACAGCTACAATCTGGAAACAAAAGAGCAGCATAAATTGACCAATGTATTAAATGACGCTATAAATCCAGAAGATTTAGTGACCGCCAAAGTGATACGATATAAATCATTCGATGGCACCGAAATTCCAGCTATTTATTATTTACCTCATCAAGCTTCTGCTGAAAATAAAGTACCTGCAATGGTTTGGGTTCATGGTGGACCTGGTGGACAAACACGTCAGAATTTTAGTTCTTTGATGCAATATATGGTGAATCACGGCTATGCAGTATTGGCAGTTAACAATAGAGGAAGTAGTGGTTATGGAAAAACATTCTTTCAAATGGATAATAAAAACCATGGCGAAAAGGATTTACAAGATTGTGTTGAGGGTAAAAACTGGTTGGCATCACAACCGCAAATTGATGGTGACAAAATCGGAATTATAGGTGGTTCTTATGGTGGTTATATGACCATGGCTGCCTTAACCTATGCACCAGAAGAATTTGATGTTGGTGTCAATCTATTTGGTGTTACCAATTGGATGCGTACATTGAAGAGTATTCCACCGTATTGGGAATCGTTTAGAGAAGCGCTTTATGATGAATTGGGAGACCCATTTTCAGCAGATTCGGTGCGTTTAAAGCGTATTTCGCCATTATTTCATACCGATAAAGTTACTAAACCTTTAATTGTATTACAAGGTGCAAAAGACCCAAGGGTGTTGCAAGTAGAGTCGGATGAAATTGTGGCTGGTGTAAGACAAAATGGTGTTCCTGTGGAATATGTTTTGTTTGATGATGAAGGCCATGGATTTATCAAAAAAGAAAACCAAATAGAAGCTTATAGTCGAATTTTAAAATTCCTTGATACGCATCTCAAAAATGAGAATGCGCCTATTGATGGAGAAACCTCATCTGAAATGATTGAAAGTGAGACGAAATAA
- a CDS encoding diacylglycerol/lipid kinase family protein, which produces MSRKPEILVIFNPISGDINKKPILNDIALEAEIKGFNLKKYKTTGNNDLDKIKNILNDTSFKHVIVVGGDGTLQLAANAIMERNLPLGIIPAGSSNGFASNLNLPTQLSAQIAVTFGNHSIDVDMLSVNGDLCLHISDIGVNAVLIKNYEDSRIRGKLGYALQTLPSLVKSDYPYQFEITINNKKFTKEGIMLAIANAKQFGTGATINPDGELNDGQFEILVFKKMDVIQILQTLKNTPRMDKDFVECFSADKAKITIPKPIEFQIDGEYLGKVSDLDVKILPEKLKVLVNGNKMKYLT; this is translated from the coding sequence ATGTCTAGAAAACCTGAAATATTAGTAATTTTTAATCCTATTTCTGGTGATATCAACAAAAAACCAATACTTAATGATATCGCTTTAGAAGCTGAAATCAAAGGCTTTAACCTGAAAAAATATAAAACCACTGGTAACAATGATCTTGATAAGATAAAAAATATTCTTAATGATACATCTTTTAAACATGTCATCGTCGTAGGTGGCGATGGCACCTTGCAATTAGCTGCCAACGCTATAATGGAAAGAAACCTACCGCTTGGGATTATTCCTGCAGGATCTTCCAATGGATTTGCATCAAATTTAAATTTACCTACTCAACTTAGTGCGCAAATCGCTGTGACTTTTGGTAACCACAGTATTGATGTTGATATGCTATCCGTAAACGGTGATTTATGCCTTCACATATCAGATATTGGAGTTAACGCTGTACTTATTAAAAATTATGAGGATTCCAGAATCAGAGGGAAGCTTGGCTATGCTTTGCAAACCCTTCCTTCGTTGGTAAAATCGGATTATCCATATCAATTTGAAATTACCATCAACAATAAAAAGTTCACAAAAGAAGGTATTATGCTAGCCATTGCAAATGCCAAACAGTTTGGTACAGGTGCCACTATAAATCCTGATGGAGAACTCAATGATGGTCAGTTTGAGATTCTGGTTTTTAAAAAAATGGATGTTATACAAATTCTTCAAACTTTAAAAAATACGCCAAGGATGGATAAGGATTTTGTGGAATGTTTTTCAGCCGACAAAGCCAAAATTACGATACCAAAGCCTATTGAATTTCAAATTGACGGTGAATACTTAGGAAAAGTTTCAGATCTTGACGTCAAAATACTGCCAGAGAAACTCAAAGTTTTGGTGAACGGAAATAAAATGAAATATCTAACTTAA